The Aequorivita sublithincola DSM 14238 genome window below encodes:
- the groL gene encoding chaperonin GroEL (60 kDa chaperone family; promotes refolding of misfolded polypeptides especially under stressful conditions; forms two stacked rings of heptamers to form a barrel-shaped 14mer; ends can be capped by GroES; misfolded proteins enter the barrel where they are refolded when GroES binds), with translation MAKDIKFDVEARDAIKRGVDALANAVKVTLGPKGRNVIISKSFGAPQVTKDGVTVAKEIELQDPLENMGAQMVKEVASKTNDLAGDGTTTATVLAQAIVKEGLKNVAAGANPMDLKRGIDKAVAAIVENLEKQTTKVGNSSEMIKQVASISANNDELIGDLIAKAFGKVGKEGVITVEESKGTETYVDVVEGMQFDRGYLSPYFVTDTEKMMTELENPMVLLYDKKISSMKDLLPILEPVAQQGKSLLIIAEDVDGEALATLVVNKLRGSLKIAAVKAPGFGDRRKAMLEDIAVLTGGTVIAEERGFTLENATIDMLGSAETVTIDKDNTTIVNGAGKKDDIKGRVNQIKSQIESTTSDYDKEKLQERLAKLAGGVAVLYVGAASEVEMKEKKDRVDDALHATRAAVEEGIVAGGGVALVRAIEVLKKLTTDTLDEATGINIVAKAIESPLRTIVENAGGEGSVVINKVLEGKKNFGYDAKSETYVDMIKAGIIDPKKVTRIALENAASVAGMILTTECALVDIKEDNAGGGMPGGMGGGMPGMM, from the coding sequence ATGGCAAAAGATATAAAATTTGATGTAGAAGCTCGCGACGCTATAAAACGCGGCGTTGATGCATTGGCAAACGCAGTAAAAGTAACATTAGGCCCAAAAGGTCGTAACGTAATTATCAGTAAATCTTTCGGAGCACCACAGGTGACAAAGGATGGTGTTACTGTAGCAAAAGAAATTGAATTGCAAGACCCACTAGAAAATATGGGCGCGCAAATGGTGAAGGAAGTAGCTTCAAAAACCAACGATCTTGCTGGTGATGGAACTACAACCGCAACCGTTCTTGCACAAGCAATCGTAAAAGAAGGTCTTAAAAATGTAGCTGCCGGCGCAAATCCAATGGATTTAAAACGCGGTATCGACAAAGCTGTTGCAGCTATTGTTGAAAACCTTGAAAAGCAAACAACTAAAGTTGGTAATTCTTCTGAAATGATAAAGCAAGTAGCTTCCATTTCAGCAAATAACGACGAGTTAATTGGTGATTTAATTGCAAAAGCATTCGGAAAAGTTGGAAAAGAAGGTGTAATTACTGTTGAAGAATCTAAAGGAACCGAAACATACGTTGACGTTGTTGAAGGAATGCAGTTTGACAGAGGGTACCTTTCTCCATATTTCGTAACTGATACCGAAAAAATGATGACCGAATTGGAAAACCCAATGGTTTTGCTTTATGACAAGAAAATTTCTTCAATGAAAGATTTACTTCCTATTCTTGAGCCAGTGGCGCAACAAGGGAAATCTCTTTTAATAATTGCTGAAGATGTTGATGGTGAAGCGTTGGCTACTTTGGTAGTAAATAAACTTCGTGGTTCTTTAAAAATCGCAGCAGTAAAAGCGCCAGGTTTTGGAGACAGAAGAAAAGCAATGCTTGAAGATATCGCAGTTTTAACTGGCGGAACAGTAATCGCTGAAGAGCGCGGTTTCACTTTAGAAAACGCAACAATCGATATGCTAGGTTCTGCTGAAACCGTTACAATTGACAAAGACAACACTACCATCGTAAATGGTGCAGGTAAGAAAGACGATATTAAAGGTCGTGTAAACCAAATAAAATCACAAATAGAATCTACTACGAGCGATTACGACAAAGAAAAATTGCAAGAACGTTTGGCTAAACTAGCTGGTGGTGTTGCTGTTCTTTACGTTGGCGCAGCTTCCGAAGTAGAAATGAAGGAGAAAAAAGATAGAGTTGATGATGCTCTTCACGCAACCCGTGCGGCTGTAGAAGAAGGAATTGTTGCTGGTGGAGGAGTTGCTTTAGTTCGCGCTATTGAAGTGCTTAAAAAGCTTACTACCGATACTCTTGATGAAGCAACAGGTATAAACATTGTAGCAAAAGCAATCGAATCTCCACTTCGGACTATCGTTGAAAACGCAGGAGGCGAAGGCTCTGTAGTTATCAATAAAGTTTTGGAAGGCAAGAAAAACTTCGGTTATGATGCTAAAAGCGAAACGTACGTTGATATGATTAAAGCAGGAATTATCGATCCTAAAAAAGTTACTAGAATCGCACTTGAAAATGCAGCTTCAGTAGCTGGAATGATTCTTACTACAGAATGTGCTTTGGTAGATATTAAAGAAGACAATGCTGGTGGTGGAATGCCAGGAGGTATGGGCGGCGGAATGCCTGGGATGATGTAA
- a CDS encoding M20/M25/M40 family metallo-hydrolase codes for MRTILVIFLAIVVFSCKETKMKSVTMKEDVSILANDSLNGRKTGSSDEKKAAEYIAKRFADLGLQPKGTDGYFQKFTFKASKIPHQEAEFTSEKNDSTETGENVIAYLDNTAENTVVIGAHYDHLGMGGEGSLYREGDAIHNGADDNASGVAMMLHLADSLQNKDSPKNNNYLFIAFSGEEEGLLGSNYFVKNPTIDTKKVTYMLNMDMVGRLNPENTLAVYGVGTSPVLKQTVNANAGDLKIVENESGVGPSDHTSFYLSDIPVLHFFTGQHEDYHKPSDDTERVNFEGMEMVSNYIFSIIKDLDSQKKLPFRKTKNESEVVPDFKVTLGVVPDYLFNGKGMRIDGISEDRPAQRAGLQKGDVVVKTGDFEVTDMMSYMESLSKFEKGQTVIVTIKRSEELKEVEVTF; via the coding sequence ATGCGTACAATTTTAGTGATATTTCTGGCAATAGTGGTTTTCTCTTGTAAAGAAACTAAGATGAAATCGGTAACTATGAAAGAGGATGTTTCCATTTTGGCGAATGATAGTCTCAATGGAAGAAAAACAGGTTCTTCAGATGAAAAAAAAGCTGCTGAATATATTGCGAAACGATTTGCCGATTTAGGTTTGCAACCCAAAGGAACCGACGGCTACTTTCAGAAATTTACTTTTAAGGCAAGTAAAATTCCGCATCAAGAAGCTGAATTCACTTCCGAAAAAAATGATAGTACGGAAACCGGTGAAAATGTAATCGCTTATTTAGACAATACAGCTGAAAATACAGTAGTAATTGGCGCACATTACGACCATTTAGGGATGGGCGGCGAAGGTTCATTATACCGTGAAGGCGATGCAATCCACAATGGTGCAGACGATAATGCAAGTGGCGTCGCGATGATGCTGCATCTGGCAGATTCACTTCAAAACAAAGATTCTCCAAAGAATAACAACTATCTTTTTATTGCTTTTTCAGGTGAAGAAGAAGGACTTTTGGGTTCAAATTATTTCGTAAAAAATCCAACTATTGACACCAAAAAAGTAACGTATATGCTGAACATGGATATGGTGGGAAGACTTAATCCTGAAAACACTTTGGCCGTTTATGGCGTTGGAACTTCCCCAGTTTTAAAGCAAACCGTAAATGCAAATGCGGGCGATTTGAAAATTGTAGAAAATGAAAGCGGTGTTGGGCCAAGTGACCACACATCGTTTTATCTTTCAGATATTCCTGTTTTACATTTTTTCACTGGGCAACATGAAGATTACCACAAACCGAGTGATGATACCGAAAGGGTAAATTTTGAAGGAATGGAAATGGTTTCAAATTATATCTTTAGTATCATTAAAGATTTGGATTCTCAAAAGAAGCTTCCTTTCAGAAAAACGAAAAATGAAAGCGAAGTGGTTCCAGATTTTAAAGTTACATTAGGCGTTGTTCCTGATTATCTTTTCAACGGAAAAGGGATGCGAATTGATGGTATCAGCGAAGATCGTCCCGCCCAAAGAGCAGGACTTCAAAAAGGCGACGTAGTAGTAAAAACGGGCGATTTTGAAGTGACCGATATGATGAGTTATATGGAGAGTCTTTCAAAATTTGAGAAGGGACAAACGGTTATTGTAACCATTAAAAGAAGCGAGGAATTAAAGGAAGTTGAGGTTACGTTTTAG